A genomic region of Halomonas aestuarii contains the following coding sequences:
- a CDS encoding sterol desaturase family protein encodes MSAMLLAHEPLIRGTVFTVFLLAIALWEVAARRRPQRMDRRHRWPGNLSIVALDTLVVRLVFPLSAVGAALVAAERGWGLFNVVDAPMWLVLIASVVGLDLAIYFQHRLFHAVPWLWRLHRMHHADLECDVTTGLRFHPLEILMSMGIKLVVITLLGAPALAVLVFEALLNATSMFNHGNVRLPAGVDRRLRLVVVTPEMHRVHHSIVREETDSNFGFNLPWWDRLFGTYRDQPAAGQLGMTIGIEAFREPHDLRLDRMLHQPFVTPHRDGK; translated from the coding sequence ATGTCAGCCATGCTGCTGGCTCATGAACCCCTGATTCGCGGCACCGTCTTCACCGTCTTCCTGCTGGCGATTGCGCTATGGGAAGTCGCTGCCAGGCGTCGGCCCCAGCGCATGGATCGCCGCCACCGCTGGCCAGGCAACCTTTCGATCGTAGCCCTGGACACCTTGGTGGTGCGTCTGGTCTTCCCCCTGTCCGCGGTCGGTGCCGCCCTGGTCGCGGCCGAGCGGGGATGGGGCCTCTTCAATGTGGTCGATGCCCCGATGTGGCTGGTCCTGATCGCGTCCGTGGTCGGGCTGGACCTGGCCATCTATTTCCAGCACCGCCTGTTCCATGCCGTCCCCTGGCTCTGGCGGCTGCATCGCATGCACCATGCGGATCTGGAATGTGATGTCACCACCGGACTGCGCTTCCATCCCCTGGAGATCCTGATGTCGATGGGGATCAAGCTGGTCGTGATCACGCTGCTCGGGGCGCCGGCGCTGGCAGTCCTGGTCTTCGAGGCGCTGCTCAATGCCACGTCGATGTTCAACCACGGCAACGTCCGCCTGCCGGCCGGGGTCGACCGCCGTCTTCGCCTGGTGGTGGTGACGCCAGAGATGCACCGTGTCCACCACTCCATCGTCCGCGAGGAAACCGACAGCAACTTCGGCTTCAACCTGCCCTGGTGGGATCGACTTTTCGGCACCTACCGAGACCAGCCCGCGGCCGGGCAGCTCGGCATGACGATCGGCATCGAGGCCTTCAGGGAGCCGCATGACCTGCGGCTGGATCGCATGCTGCACCAGCCGTTCGTGACCCCTCATCGGGACGGGAAGTGA
- a CDS encoding ABC transporter ATP-binding protein has protein sequence MGASISLDYITHRFSSGAAPTLQQIEGRVEPGELVALIGRSGCGKSTLLHMLAGLLIPSEGCVRINGHQVARPSAKWNMMFQKASLYPWMSVEENAALGLLFAGMSKRAAAERVDTLLEMVGLDDKRGVNVQSLSGGQQQRVALARSLATDPDVLLLDEPFSALDAFTRAALQEEVPAICRERGITMVIVTHDIDEAVTMADRVLIMSQNPGRVVEELDVDLPWPRRHMDNGFQSLRERLMQRFKTTDDRPTGHSAKPAGKDGSEHAA, from the coding sequence ATGGGCGCATCCATTTCGCTTGACTACATCACCCACCGGTTTTCCTCCGGGGCCGCGCCTACCCTTCAGCAGATCGAGGGACGGGTCGAGCCTGGCGAACTGGTGGCGCTGATCGGGCGCAGCGGCTGCGGCAAGTCCACCCTGCTGCACATGCTGGCGGGCCTGCTGATTCCCTCGGAGGGCTGCGTCCGGATCAACGGTCACCAGGTGGCCCGCCCCAGCGCCAAGTGGAACATGATGTTCCAGAAGGCCTCGCTCTACCCCTGGATGAGTGTCGAGGAAAACGCCGCGCTCGGGCTGCTCTTCGCCGGCATGTCCAAGCGTGCCGCCGCCGAGCGCGTCGACACCCTGCTAGAGATGGTCGGTCTGGACGACAAGCGGGGCGTCAACGTCCAGAGCCTGTCGGGCGGGCAACAGCAGCGGGTCGCGCTGGCCCGATCGCTGGCCACCGACCCGGATGTCCTGCTCCTCGACGAACCCTTCTCGGCCCTGGATGCCTTCACCCGCGCGGCCCTCCAGGAGGAGGTGCCGGCGATCTGCCGTGAGCGCGGCATCACCATGGTGATCGTGACCCACGACATCGACGAGGCGGTCACCATGGCCGACCGGGTGCTGATCATGTCGCAGAACCCCGGACGGGTCGTGGAGGAGCTGGATGTCGACCTGCCCTGGCCGCGCCGGCACATGGACAACGGCTTCCAGTCGTTGCGTGAACGACTGATGCAGCGCTTCAAGACCACGGATGACAGACCGACCGGGCATTCAGCGAAGCCGGCCGGGAAAGACGGCTCCGAACACGCCGCCTGA
- a CDS encoding ABC transporter substrate-binding protein yields MSRRDFLLDSMAMGGLATSLGLTASSAAWASNLQAPEDEVVRIGYLPITDATVLLVAHEQGFFAEEGLKSEPPTLIRGWSPLVEGFAAGKFNLVHLLKPIPIWMRYNNGFPVKIMSWAHLNGSGLVVGRHTEVESFADLGGKQVAVPYWYSMHNIVLQMGLRHAGLTPVIKAQGDTLAPDEVNLQILPPPDMPASLAARKIDAFIVAEPFNAAGEMLAGGKMLRFTGDIWRNHPCCVVCMNEQQVNAKPAWTQKVMNAIVKAQDYAQQNKREVAHMLSRDGAGYLPMPAAVVERSMTHYDDDSYATPDAIQHADWGSGRIDFQPWPFPSATRLIVEELQHTLVGGDTSFLQDLDPDFVVDDLVDYRFVKAAMEHHTGWQQAPGFNADNPFAREEVIKL; encoded by the coding sequence ATGAGCCGTCGCGACTTCCTGCTCGACAGCATGGCGATGGGGGGGCTTGCCACCTCCCTCGGCCTGACGGCCAGCAGCGCCGCCTGGGCCAGCAACCTGCAGGCGCCAGAGGATGAAGTGGTACGCATCGGCTATCTGCCCATCACGGACGCCACGGTGCTGCTGGTGGCTCACGAACAGGGCTTCTTCGCGGAAGAGGGTCTAAAGAGCGAGCCGCCCACGCTGATCCGCGGCTGGTCGCCCCTGGTGGAAGGCTTCGCCGCCGGCAAGTTCAACCTGGTGCACCTGCTCAAGCCGATCCCGATCTGGATGCGCTACAACAACGGCTTCCCGGTGAAGATCATGTCCTGGGCACACCTCAACGGCTCCGGGCTGGTGGTGGGCCGTCACACCGAGGTGGAGAGTTTCGCCGATCTCGGCGGCAAGCAGGTGGCGGTCCCCTACTGGTACTCCATGCACAACATCGTGCTGCAGATGGGGCTCCGGCATGCCGGGCTCACGCCGGTGATCAAGGCGCAGGGTGACACGCTGGCGCCTGACGAGGTCAACCTGCAGATCCTGCCACCGCCGGACATGCCGGCGTCGCTTGCCGCCCGCAAGATCGACGCCTTCATCGTCGCCGAGCCCTTCAACGCCGCCGGAGAAATGCTGGCAGGCGGCAAGATGCTGCGCTTCACCGGTGACATCTGGCGAAACCACCCCTGCTGTGTGGTCTGCATGAACGAACAGCAGGTCAACGCCAAGCCGGCGTGGACCCAGAAGGTCATGAACGCCATCGTGAAGGCTCAGGACTATGCACAGCAGAACAAGCGGGAAGTCGCCCACATGCTGTCGCGGGATGGTGCCGGCTATCTGCCCATGCCGGCGGCAGTCGTCGAACGCTCCATGACGCACTATGACGACGATAGCTATGCCACGCCCGATGCCATCCAGCACGCCGACTGGGGCAGCGGCCGCATCGATTTCCAGCCCTGGCCGTTCCCGTCGGCCACCCGGCTGATCGTCGAGGAACTGCAGCACACGCTGGTCGGCGGCGACACGAGCTTCCTGCAGGACCTCGACCCCGACTTCGTGGTCGATGACCTGGTCGACTACCGCTTCGTCAAGGCCGCGATGGAACATCACACCGGCTGGCAGCAGGCGCCGGGCTTCAATGCCGACAATCCGTTCGCGCGTGAGGAGGTGATAAAGCTATGA
- a CDS encoding sigma-54 interaction domain-containing protein: MEPVSPPLPGPMTTTSRDPGDGAADLTLLHEAAKLLGQSATPELAITGTLRLMSQMLGLNRGRVLLPGPDDQAVLQIRYSYGLTPEEGKRGHYRADEGITGRVMRTGQLAVIQNIEEEPDYLFRAVDRTTLPEGVVAYIAVPIMDGSMPLGVLACHRLRMRPRPIQADLVILQILSTIIAQILRINSLIDERTRLLKDENQELKETLQKSQTNHGILGESPAIRDALRQVMRVADTSVSVLLTGESGTGKERFSHLLHLNGARRDQPFLAINCAAIPEQLLESELFGHERGAFTGATATKQGKIEMAHGGTLFLDEIGDLNLELQSKLLRVLESQVIQHVGGVKDIPVDVRIITATHQNLQEAVNQGRFRLDLFYRLNVFPIHLPPLREREGDTRLLARHFLLGANREYARYTRFGQGVMERLESYHWPGNIRQLENVVKRAVLVAQQGEIRIEDIETILHQESAVSGHPEANRAVPATARHSPSPSSAPAQGSGHPQPNGPSRPYQWVREDEAAMLQEALKRTGGNKTQAAAVLGMTPRQFRYRLDKLGLHDD; encoded by the coding sequence ATGGAGCCTGTCTCACCGCCTCTCCCCGGTCCAATGACCACGACGTCCCGCGACCCGGGCGACGGTGCCGCGGACCTGACCTTGCTCCACGAGGCCGCCAAGCTACTGGGCCAGTCCGCCACCCCCGAACTCGCCATTACCGGCACGCTGCGCCTGATGTCGCAGATGCTGGGCCTCAACCGTGGCCGCGTCCTGCTGCCCGGTCCCGACGACCAGGCGGTCCTGCAGATTCGCTACAGCTATGGCCTGACGCCCGAAGAGGGCAAGCGGGGGCACTATCGCGCGGATGAGGGCATCACCGGCAGGGTCATGAGGACCGGGCAGCTGGCCGTGATCCAGAACATCGAGGAGGAGCCGGACTACCTGTTCCGTGCGGTGGACCGGACCACCCTGCCGGAGGGCGTCGTCGCCTACATCGCGGTGCCGATCATGGACGGCAGCATGCCGCTGGGCGTGCTGGCCTGCCACCGACTGCGGATGCGGCCTCGCCCGATCCAGGCAGACCTGGTGATCCTGCAGATCCTCAGCACCATCATTGCCCAGATTCTCAGGATCAACAGCCTCATCGATGAGCGCACGCGGCTCTTGAAGGATGAAAACCAGGAGCTCAAGGAGACCCTGCAGAAAAGCCAGACCAATCACGGCATCCTCGGCGAAAGCCCGGCCATTCGCGATGCCCTGCGCCAGGTGATGCGGGTGGCCGATACGTCGGTCAGCGTGTTGCTGACCGGCGAGTCAGGCACCGGCAAGGAGCGCTTCTCGCACCTGCTGCATCTCAACGGCGCCCGGCGAGACCAGCCCTTCCTGGCCATCAACTGCGCCGCCATTCCCGAGCAGTTGCTGGAATCGGAGCTGTTCGGCCATGAGCGGGGCGCCTTCACCGGCGCCACCGCCACCAAGCAGGGCAAGATCGAGATGGCCCACGGCGGCACCCTGTTCCTGGACGAGATCGGCGATCTCAACCTGGAACTGCAATCGAAGCTGCTGCGCGTGCTCGAGAGCCAGGTGATACAGCATGTCGGCGGCGTCAAGGATATCCCCGTGGACGTGCGCATCATCACCGCGACCCACCAGAACCTCCAGGAGGCGGTCAACCAGGGGCGCTTTCGTCTGGACCTCTTCTATCGCCTCAACGTGTTTCCGATTCACCTGCCGCCGCTGCGCGAGCGAGAGGGTGACACCCGCCTGCTGGCCCGACACTTCCTGCTCGGCGCCAACCGGGAGTATGCCCGCTATACGCGGTTCGGCCAGGGGGTCATGGAACGCCTGGAGAGCTATCACTGGCCGGGCAACATTCGACAGCTCGAGAACGTCGTCAAGCGCGCGGTGCTGGTCGCCCAGCAGGGCGAGATCCGCATCGAGGATATCGAGACGATCCTGCATCAGGAGTCGGCCGTCAGCGGCCACCCGGAGGCCAACCGGGCGGTTCCGGCCACCGCCAGGCATTCGCCATCTCCGTCATCGGCGCCTGCCCAGGGATCCGGCCACCCCCAGCCAAACGGCCCCTCTCGCCCCTACCAATGGGTGCGCGAGGACGAAGCGGCGATGTTGCAGGAGGCCCTGAAACGCACGGGGGGCAACAAGACGCAGGCCGCGGCCGTGTTGGGCATGACCCCCCGGCAGTTCCGCTACCGGCTGGACAAGCTGGGCCTGCACGACGATTGA
- a CDS encoding acyl-CoA dehydrogenase family protein has product MNSVAAPTLISAWADDARVLDEVRQVAREQLAPAASRIDQGHYPLDIMSRLGEAGAFAGHLDKHGTRFDLALGSMHEISRRCGSTGFMTWCHDVCGLYMEQSGNPALLARLDDHVAGRTFGGTALSNPMKAMTGIEAMALKALPDPNGGYRVSGTLPWVSHIQRGHYCGLIAAVDQADGSRSHEVMFLLDLDERVRLGKCPEFSGMEGTSTWSIHLDDYHVTPEQIIADPVRPFIQRIRGAFVLLQAGMATGVVQGAIDSIHEVEPSLGHVNQYLHNRPDELQAELDELQSRVLSLARTPYETDKAFLIDVMDARAQGAELALKASQSALLHQGARGYLMSAAPQRRIREAHFVAIVTPAIKHLRWEMAKLMKEEMPS; this is encoded by the coding sequence ATGAACAGCGTTGCAGCCCCTACCTTGATCAGTGCCTGGGCCGACGACGCCCGGGTGCTGGATGAGGTCCGCCAGGTGGCCCGGGAGCAGCTGGCTCCTGCCGCCTCCCGCATCGACCAGGGCCATTACCCCCTCGATATCATGAGCCGTCTCGGTGAGGCTGGGGCCTTCGCAGGCCATCTCGACAAGCATGGGACTCGCTTCGACCTGGCCCTCGGCAGCATGCATGAGATCAGTCGTCGCTGCGGCTCCACCGGTTTCATGACCTGGTGTCATGACGTCTGTGGCCTCTACATGGAGCAGTCCGGCAATCCGGCCCTGCTGGCACGACTGGATGACCATGTGGCCGGCAGGACCTTCGGTGGTACCGCCCTCTCCAACCCGATGAAGGCGATGACGGGTATCGAGGCGATGGCCCTCAAGGCCCTGCCGGACCCGAACGGGGGCTATCGCGTCAGTGGCACCCTGCCCTGGGTCAGCCATATCCAGCGGGGACACTACTGCGGCCTCATCGCTGCCGTCGATCAGGCCGATGGCAGCCGTTCCCACGAGGTGATGTTCCTGCTGGACCTGGACGAGCGGGTCAGGCTGGGCAAGTGCCCCGAGTTCTCGGGCATGGAGGGCACGAGCACCTGGTCGATCCATCTCGACGATTACCACGTCACGCCCGAGCAGATCATCGCCGACCCCGTGCGCCCCTTCATCCAGCGCATCCGTGGCGCCTTCGTGCTGCTGCAGGCGGGCATGGCCACCGGCGTTGTCCAGGGGGCCATCGACTCGATCCATGAGGTCGAGCCGTCGCTCGGGCACGTCAACCAGTACCTCCACAACCGGCCCGACGAGCTCCAGGCCGAACTGGATGAGCTCCAGAGCCGCGTGCTCTCCCTGGCAAGGACGCCCTATGAGACCGACAAGGCCTTCCTGATCGATGTGATGGATGCGCGTGCCCAGGGCGCCGAACTGGCCCTCAAGGCCTCCCAGTCTGCACTGCTGCACCAGGGAGCCCGCGGCTACCTGATGAGTGCCGCGCCCCAGCGGCGCATTCGAGAGGCGCATTTCGTGGCCATCGTGACGCCGGCGATCAAGCACCTTCGCTGGGAGATGGCCAAGCTGATGAAAGAGGAGATGCCGTCATGA
- a CDS encoding lipocalin-like domain-containing protein produces the protein MRAWPSWLLVALLAGCGEPTHPPPAEGFAGLGAEAGGFVPAAPGTALRFPEDHGAHPDYRLEWWYLTANLEDAGGEPLGVQWTLFRQAQRPPDERAESPGPWSVDQLWMAHMAVSRGAIHRVAERFARGDSREASPERDQAGVTARSFRAWLDDWSMESRVEDPARDALDRLTVRAGAGAGDDAFGYRLTLEAEGPLVRHGQGGFSQKSADGQGSIYVSQPFFRVAGEVTLEGETRAVTGRAWLDREWSSQLLGPEQTGWDWFSLHLADGHKLMAFRLRGGGEAGGDYLSGTWIAPDGEATPLEHDALRLSPLARQPVAGREMPTRWRLQVPDRGLDLIVAAPHAERWMPTTVSYWEGEVRVTDHASGEPRGEGYLEMTGY, from the coding sequence ATGAGGGCATGGCCATCGTGGCTGCTGGTCGCGCTGCTGGCGGGCTGCGGGGAGCCGACGCACCCTCCCCCGGCCGAGGGCTTCGCCGGGCTGGGCGCCGAGGCCGGCGGTTTCGTGCCGGCCGCCCCGGGCACGGCGCTGCGCTTCCCCGAGGATCACGGCGCCCATCCCGACTACCGGCTGGAGTGGTGGTACCTCACCGCCAACCTCGAGGACGCGGGCGGGGAGCCACTGGGCGTGCAGTGGACGCTGTTCCGCCAGGCCCAGCGGCCCCCCGACGAACGAGCGGAATCGCCCGGCCCCTGGTCCGTCGACCAGCTGTGGATGGCCCACATGGCGGTCTCCCGGGGGGCCATCCACCGGGTCGCCGAACGCTTCGCCCGAGGCGACTCCCGCGAGGCGTCGCCCGAGCGGGACCAGGCCGGCGTCACCGCGCGGTCCTTCCGGGCCTGGCTCGACGACTGGTCGATGGAAAGCCGCGTCGAGGACCCCGCGCGGGATGCCCTGGACCGGCTGACGGTCCGCGCCGGTGCCGGGGCGGGCGATGACGCCTTCGGCTACCGGCTGACCCTGGAGGCAGAGGGCCCCCTGGTGCGCCACGGCCAGGGCGGCTTCAGCCAGAAGTCTGCCGACGGTCAGGGCTCGATCTATGTCAGCCAGCCCTTTTTCCGGGTCGCCGGCGAGGTCACCCTCGAGGGCGAGACCCGCGCTGTCACCGGCCGCGCCTGGCTCGACCGCGAGTGGAGCAGCCAGCTGCTCGGGCCGGAGCAGACGGGCTGGGACTGGTTCTCGCTTCACCTGGCCGACGGCCACAAGCTGATGGCCTTCCGCCTGCGCGGCGGCGGCGAGGCGGGCGGCGACTACCTCTCCGGCACCTGGATCGCGCCCGACGGCGAGGCCACGCCGCTCGAACATGACGCCCTGCGCCTGAGCCCGCTGGCGCGACAGCCGGTGGCGGGCCGCGAGATGCCGACCCGCTGGCGGCTCCAGGTCCCGGACCGGGGGCTCGACCTGATCGTCGCGGCACCCCACGCGGAGCGCTGGATGCCCACCACGGTGAGCTACTGGGAGGGCGAGGTGCGGGTCACCGACCACGCCAGCGGCGAGCCGCGAGGAGAGGGGTATCTCGAGATGACCGGCTACTGA
- a CDS encoding OsmC family protein: MTTATTPETVTTHLRPIDREGLLGFAEKGRNNPDARGTNKVHTVTEGQYRTISHVNGHEVVVDEPLHLFGQDTAPAPGEIVLSGLGGCLAVGITAVATWKQVKLSRLEIFLEGDIGNPAAWGAGGAEKQPPEMGFQEIRVKVVVEGDASREELDEIVQHANFYSPVANTMRNPIPFSISLME; encoded by the coding sequence ATGACCACCGCCACCACGCCCGAGACCGTCACCACCCACCTGCGCCCCATCGATCGTGAGGGCCTGCTGGGGTTCGCCGAAAAGGGCCGCAACAACCCCGATGCCCGCGGTACCAACAAGGTTCACACCGTCACCGAGGGGCAGTATCGCACCATCAGTCATGTCAACGGCCATGAAGTGGTCGTGGATGAGCCGCTGCATCTGTTTGGCCAGGACACCGCCCCGGCCCCGGGCGAGATCGTGCTCTCTGGCCTCGGGGGCTGCCTGGCAGTGGGCATCACCGCGGTAGCGACCTGGAAGCAGGTCAAGCTGAGCCGTCTGGAGATCTTTCTGGAGGGGGATATCGGTAATCCCGCTGCCTGGGGTGCCGGTGGCGCCGAAAAGCAGCCGCCCGAGATGGGGTTCCAGGAGATCCGCGTGAAGGTGGTGGTCGAGGGCGATGCCAGCCGTGAGGAGCTCGACGAGATCGTCCAGCACGCCAACTTCTACTCTCCCGTGGCCAACACCATGCGTAACCCGATCCCCTTCAGCATCAGCCTGATGGAGTGA
- a CDS encoding FAD-dependent oxidoreductase has product MSATSAETPWRLYICRACGLIYDEEEGDPDSGLAPGTRFEDIPDDWECPLCGVTKADFEPFERPDVSAVDMGPVMVAREPGILVVGAGLAGWGIVEAIRELDGETPITLVTACRGDRYHKPELSVALSRGQTPDQLVRETGVEAARRLGVRLLAETFVVGVSAERHQLRTTRGTFPYTRLVLAQGARPALPDSLPATLCWRVNDLAGWSGLQAKLADGPQRVVLVGAGMVGCELAEDLARAGHRVTLLGRRAYPLASLLPEAASERLLHSLEALGVTYRGDVDVAKVEADAMGERQLHLADGGVLVADQVVAATGLATDGRLARLAGLDFERGILVDPETLQTSQPDVYALGDCVSFGGVPCRFIEPLPAQARAIARVMLGHDAAPYRHQAPVIRLKTRSLPIEMHGMPERHTGWQVDHDDHRGLAMSQVRDGRRLARLTVGASPSRQSA; this is encoded by the coding sequence ATGAGCGCGACGTCTGCCGAGACTCCGTGGCGTCTGTACATCTGCCGTGCCTGCGGGCTGATATACGACGAGGAGGAGGGCGATCCGGACAGCGGCCTGGCACCGGGCACCCGGTTCGAGGATATCCCGGATGACTGGGAGTGTCCGCTGTGCGGGGTGACCAAGGCCGACTTCGAGCCCTTCGAGCGTCCCGATGTCAGTGCGGTCGACATGGGACCGGTGATGGTGGCCCGTGAGCCGGGCATCCTGGTCGTCGGCGCGGGCCTGGCCGGCTGGGGCATCGTCGAGGCGATTCGCGAACTCGATGGCGAGACACCGATCACCCTGGTGACGGCCTGTCGCGGCGATCGCTACCACAAGCCCGAGCTGTCCGTGGCACTGAGTCGTGGTCAGACCCCCGATCAGCTGGTGCGCGAGACCGGCGTCGAGGCGGCGCGGCGGCTGGGTGTTCGCCTGCTGGCCGAGACCTTCGTGGTCGGGGTCAGCGCCGAACGGCACCAGCTTCGCACCACCCGCGGCACCTTCCCCTACACCCGGCTGGTGCTCGCCCAGGGGGCACGCCCCGCGCTTCCTGATAGCCTGCCTGCCACCCTGTGCTGGCGGGTCAACGACCTGGCCGGCTGGAGTGGCCTGCAGGCGAAGCTGGCCGACGGTCCGCAGCGCGTGGTGCTGGTCGGCGCAGGCATGGTGGGGTGCGAGCTGGCCGAGGACCTGGCCCGGGCCGGCCACCGGGTGACGCTCCTGGGCCGCCGTGCCTACCCCCTGGCCTCGTTGCTGCCTGAGGCGGCCTCCGAACGCCTGCTGCATAGCCTCGAGGCGCTGGGGGTGACCTATCGGGGGGATGTTGACGTGGCGAAGGTGGAGGCCGATGCCATGGGCGAGCGCCAGCTCCATCTCGCCGATGGCGGCGTGCTGGTGGCCGATCAGGTGGTGGCTGCCACCGGGCTCGCCACCGATGGCAGGCTGGCCCGCCTGGCGGGGCTCGACTTCGAGCGCGGCATCCTGGTCGATCCCGAGACGCTGCAGACCAGCCAGCCGGACGTCTATGCGCTGGGGGACTGTGTCAGCTTTGGCGGCGTTCCGTGTCGTTTCATCGAGCCTCTGCCCGCCCAGGCACGAGCCATCGCCCGGGTCATGCTGGGCCATGACGCCGCACCCTACCGTCACCAGGCGCCGGTGATCCGGCTCAAGACCCGGAGCCTGCCCATCGAGATGCACGGAATGCCGGAGCGGCATACCGGCTGGCAGGTCGATCACGATGACCATCGCGGCCTGGCCATGAGTCAGGTCCGGGATGGTCGTCGCCTGGCACGCCTGACGGTGGGGGCCTCGCCGAGCCGACAGTCCGCCTGA
- a CDS encoding ABC transporter permease, with protein MSLVDSAAPRLAAQSRVSSWLQQRLTALAYPACGIGILLALWWLGGYLINRNPDLMAFSAFAPGPTFDALVALVAGGELWQTIASSLQRILAGLFWGIVIGVPTGVLVGYVGTAMKVANVPFQFLRMISPLAWMPIAVLAFRTWDAAIIFLIVMATVWPIIFSTAHGVRRIDPNWFKVARNLGASGPQMLRQIILPAIMTDVMAGIRLAVGVAWVVLVPAEYLGVTSGLGYAINDARDILAYDTLAAIVVVIGIIGYGLDSLCNMLIQRFNWHVE; from the coding sequence ATGAGCCTGGTCGACTCTGCCGCACCCCGTCTTGCCGCCCAATCCAGGGTATCGAGCTGGCTGCAGCAAAGGCTCACGGCCCTGGCCTATCCCGCCTGCGGCATCGGGATTCTGCTGGCCCTGTGGTGGCTCGGCGGCTACCTCATCAACCGCAACCCGGACCTGATGGCCTTCTCCGCCTTCGCTCCGGGGCCCACCTTTGACGCGCTGGTTGCGCTGGTCGCCGGAGGCGAGCTCTGGCAGACCATTGCCTCGAGCCTGCAGCGCATCCTGGCCGGCCTCTTCTGGGGTATCGTGATCGGGGTGCCGACGGGCGTGCTGGTCGGGTATGTGGGTACCGCCATGAAGGTGGCCAACGTGCCCTTCCAGTTCCTGCGCATGATCAGCCCGCTGGCCTGGATGCCCATCGCCGTCCTGGCGTTTCGCACCTGGGATGCGGCCATCATCTTTCTGATCGTGATGGCCACGGTCTGGCCGATCATCTTTTCCACCGCCCATGGGGTACGCCGTATCGACCCGAACTGGTTCAAGGTGGCTCGCAACCTGGGGGCCTCGGGCCCGCAGATGCTGCGCCAGATCATCCTGCCGGCCATCATGACGGATGTCATGGCGGGTATCCGCCTGGCCGTCGGCGTGGCCTGGGTCGTGCTGGTGCCGGCGGAATACCTGGGCGTGACCAGCGGCCTCGGCTATGCCATCAATGATGCCCGGGATATCCTGGCCTACGACACCCTGGCCGCCATCGTGGTGGTGATCGGCATCATCGGCTATGGCCTGGATTCCCTATGCAACATGCTGATACAACGCTTCAACTGGCACGTCGAATAG
- a CDS encoding ABC transporter substrate-binding protein gives MKLPNRSMTLALAGSLLAVPLAWSTAAQAEESAEVRFSVPAWPGVTVKTALAATLLETLGYEPQQQELGSTITYEALQQNELDVFLAAWLPAQQGMYDSSFEGDDVRLVDLGNNVDGARLGFAVPTYVYDAGVTSAEDLADDEIAEKLDRTIYSIEVGSGMSDTLNEGVENDTYGLGDWNLSETSTPGMLSAVDAAINREEWIIFAGWTPHWMNIEYDVKYLDDTQDMWGPGGGRSDVRTLVTTEFAEASPNATRLLDQLEFSADDQSAMIRGFSYEERDPEVVAVDWMRAHPAKVKAFLEGVTTREGDPAWPVVQQALEIPDA, from the coding sequence ATGAAACTGCCTAACCGTTCCATGACGCTGGCCCTCGCCGGCAGCCTCCTGGCCGTCCCGCTGGCCTGGAGTACCGCCGCGCAGGCCGAGGAATCCGCCGAGGTGCGCTTTTCCGTGCCCGCCTGGCCGGGCGTGACCGTCAAGACGGCGCTGGCCGCGACCCTGCTCGAGACCCTCGGCTATGAGCCGCAGCAGCAGGAACTGGGTTCCACCATCACCTACGAGGCCCTGCAGCAGAACGAGCTGGACGTCTTCCTGGCGGCCTGGCTGCCGGCCCAGCAGGGCATGTACGACTCCAGCTTCGAGGGCGATGACGTCAGGCTGGTCGACCTGGGCAACAACGTCGACGGGGCCCGCCTCGGTTTCGCCGTGCCGACCTATGTGTATGACGCGGGCGTGACGTCCGCCGAGGACCTGGCCGACGATGAGATCGCCGAGAAGCTCGACCGCACCATCTACTCCATCGAGGTCGGCTCCGGCATGAGCGATACCCTCAACGAGGGCGTGGAAAACGACACCTACGGCCTGGGTGACTGGAACCTCTCCGAGACCTCCACTCCGGGCATGCTGAGTGCCGTGGATGCGGCCATCAATCGCGAGGAGTGGATCATCTTCGCCGGCTGGACGCCGCACTGGATGAACATCGAATACGATGTGAAATACCTGGACGACACCCAGGACATGTGGGGCCCGGGCGGCGGCCGCAGCGATGTGCGCACCCTGGTGACCACGGAGTTCGCCGAGGCCAGCCCCAACGCCACCCGACTGCTCGACCAGCTCGAGTTCAGCGCCGACGACCAGAGCGCGATGATCCGCGGCTTCAGCTACGAGGAGCGTGATCCCGAGGTGGTCGCGGTCGACTGGATGCGCGCCCACCCCGCCAAGGTCAAGGCCTTCCTCGAGGGCGTGACCACCCGCGAGGGCGATCCGGCCTGGCCGGTCGTGCAGCAGGCGCTCGAGATCCCCGACGCCTGA